The following are encoded in a window of Choloepus didactylus isolate mChoDid1 chromosome 17, mChoDid1.pri, whole genome shotgun sequence genomic DNA:
- the SNRNP27 gene encoding U4/U6.U5 small nuclear ribonucleoprotein 27 kDa protein, translating into MGRSRSRSPRRERRRSRSTSRERERRRRERSRSRERDRRRSRSRSPHRRRSRSPRRHRSTSPSPSRLKERRDEEKKETKETKSKERQITEEDLEGKTEEEIEMMKLMGFASFDSTKGKKVDGSVNAYAINVSQKRKYRQYMNRKGGFNRPLDFIA; encoded by the exons ATGGGTCGCAGCCGTAGCCGCTCCCCACGGAGGG AGCGTAGGCGGTCTCGGTCCACCTCCCGGGAGAGAGAACGCAGGCGTCGAGAAAGGTCCCGGTCACGGGAGAGAGATCGGAGGAGGAGCCGCTCTCGATCCCCGCACAGAAGACGCTCCAG ATCACCAAGACGACACAGATCTACATCTCCCTCCCCTTCTCGactgaaagaaagaagagatgaggaaaaaaaagagacaaaagaaacaaagagcaaaGAACGTCAGATTACTG AGGAGGACTTAGAGGgcaaaacagaggaagaaatagaaatgatgaaGTTAATGGGATTTGCCTCCTTTGACTCCACTAAA GGGAAAAAGGTAGATGGCTCTGTAAATGCCTATGCCATAAACGTGTCTCAGAAGAGGAAGTACAG GCAGTACATGAATCGAAAAGGTGGATTCAACAGACCTTTGGATTTCATTGCATGA